In one Brevibacterium sp. CBA3109 genomic region, the following are encoded:
- a CDS encoding ubiquinol-cytochrome c reductase iron-sulfur subunit, with protein sequence MTSKDHFGGGSQLEELNGFTNPGLPEHKPRIADRDPKAAKVAERQVALWFVLSMVGTIWFIVAYFLFTPGETMASIRLHNTSIGLGAAVAMFSIGFGAVLWAKNLMSDHEGIDERHDIGGSEEDQAVALEILHQAKEESGIARRPLLRNTLIAALAIAPLPAVLVFRDLGPLPGDKMFHTLWDKGVRLIQDPGGIPSMESERPIKADDVTIGSAYHVLPSGIGDEENAEHPLNEKAKAAVLLMRINPNELKEDPDRKGWSHDGIVAYSKICTHVGCPVALYEHQTHHLLCPCHQSTFDVTEHCKVIFGPAKRPLPQLPISVDSDGYLVAQSDFPEPVGPTFWEINHP encoded by the coding sequence ATGACCTCGAAAGACCACTTCGGCGGCGGCAGCCAGCTCGAGGAGTTGAATGGGTTCACGAACCCGGGGCTGCCGGAACACAAGCCCCGGATCGCTGACCGAGATCCGAAAGCCGCGAAGGTCGCCGAACGCCAGGTGGCGTTGTGGTTCGTCCTGTCCATGGTCGGAACCATCTGGTTCATCGTCGCCTATTTCCTGTTCACCCCTGGCGAGACGATGGCGAGCATTCGTCTCCACAACACCTCTATCGGCCTTGGTGCCGCGGTAGCGATGTTCTCCATCGGCTTCGGCGCTGTCCTCTGGGCGAAGAACCTCATGAGCGATCATGAGGGAATCGATGAGCGTCACGACATCGGAGGCAGTGAAGAGGACCAGGCTGTTGCCCTCGAGATCCTGCACCAGGCGAAGGAGGAGTCGGGAATCGCTCGACGTCCTCTTCTGCGCAATACACTCATCGCGGCACTGGCCATCGCTCCCCTGCCTGCAGTCCTTGTCTTCCGCGACCTGGGGCCGCTGCCTGGGGACAAGATGTTCCACACACTCTGGGATAAAGGCGTTCGACTGATCCAGGATCCGGGCGGCATTCCATCGATGGAATCCGAACGCCCGATCAAGGCAGACGACGTCACCATCGGTTCGGCCTATCACGTGCTGCCATCCGGCATCGGCGATGAAGAGAACGCTGAGCACCCGCTGAATGAGAAGGCCAAAGCTGCCGTTCTCCTCATGCGCATCAATCCCAACGAACTCAAAGAGGATCCGGATCGCAAAGGCTGGTCACACGACGGTATCGTCGCGTACTCCAAGATTTGCACCCATGTCGGTTGCCCCGTCGCACTGTATGAGCACCAGACACACCATCTGCTCTGCCCTTGCCACCAGTCGACCTTCGATGTGACCGAACACTGCAAGGTCATCTTCGGCCCGGCCAAACGTCCACTTCCGCAGCTGCCCATCTCGGTCGACAGCGACGGCTACCTGGTCGCACAGTCGGACTTCCCTGAGCCCGTCGGACCTACGTTCTGGGAGATCAATCACCCATGA
- a CDS encoding cytochrome c yields MKLLADRRRHPMALVVLLLVGLLMTGGAYALFTQTSSAKADTASASDVDEGKKLFAANCATCHGLSGEGSKAGPGLIGVGAAAVDFQVGTGRMPLQANGPQARTKEPQFDEDQTAQLAAYVASLGPGPAVPADENIDASKGDPAAGGGLFRTNCAMCHNVVGAGGALTRGKYAPNLSDVSEKHLYEAMQTGPQNMPIFNDANLTPEDKRDVLAYVKEVSDTPSPGGFKLGSLGPVAEGLFIWFFGLSAVIGLTVWLSSRAK; encoded by the coding sequence GTGAAGCTTTTAGCAGATCGCCGCAGGCATCCAATGGCACTGGTTGTGCTGCTCTTGGTGGGCCTGCTGATGACTGGTGGAGCCTACGCACTCTTCACTCAGACCTCGAGTGCCAAGGCAGATACTGCCAGCGCATCGGATGTCGACGAAGGCAAGAAGCTCTTCGCCGCGAACTGTGCAACATGCCACGGTCTCAGCGGCGAGGGATCGAAGGCTGGGCCGGGTCTCATCGGTGTCGGAGCCGCGGCCGTCGACTTCCAGGTCGGAACCGGACGTATGCCGCTGCAGGCCAATGGCCCGCAGGCGCGGACCAAGGAACCTCAGTTCGATGAGGACCAGACTGCTCAGCTTGCCGCCTATGTCGCCTCGCTGGGCCCTGGGCCCGCGGTTCCTGCGGACGAAAACATCGACGCGTCCAAGGGCGATCCTGCAGCAGGTGGCGGACTCTTCCGCACCAACTGCGCCATGTGCCACAACGTGGTCGGCGCCGGCGGTGCTCTCACACGAGGCAAATACGCTCCAAACCTGTCGGATGTCTCCGAGAAGCATCTTTACGAAGCGATGCAGACCGGCCCGCAGAATATGCCAATCTTCAACGACGCGAACCTGACTCCTGAAGACAAGCGCGACGTGCTCGCCTATGTCAAAGAGGTCTCAGATACTCCCTCACCGGGTGGCTTCAAGCTGGGCTCCCTGGGGCCTGTGGCTGAAGGACTCTTCATCTGGTTCTTCGGACTCAGCGCGGTCATCGGACTGACAGTATGGCTGTCATCCAGGGCAAAGTGA
- a CDS encoding cytochrome c oxidase subunit 3: MGFIVFLASDLMFFAALFAMYFTIRSVVPELWETQTEVLDIPYALGNTLILVSSSFTCQLGVFAAERFRPRRTGSLFNIAKWGMVEWFYLTFLLGAIFVSGQVMEYATLVSEGIAINTDGYGSVFYLTTGFHGIHVTIGLICFLLVIGRAYGAKKFGHHEATFAICVSYYWHFVDVVWVGLFGVIYLLQ, translated from the coding sequence GTGGGCTTCATCGTGTTCCTCGCGAGCGACCTGATGTTCTTTGCCGCGCTCTTCGCCATGTACTTCACCATTCGATCCGTCGTACCGGAATTATGGGAGACCCAGACAGAGGTCCTCGACATTCCATACGCGCTCGGCAACACGCTCATTTTGGTGTCGTCTTCATTCACCTGCCAGCTGGGCGTCTTCGCAGCAGAAAGGTTCCGGCCGCGCCGCACAGGCTCTCTGTTCAACATCGCCAAATGGGGAATGGTCGAGTGGTTCTACCTCACCTTCCTCCTGGGTGCGATCTTCGTCTCCGGTCAGGTGATGGAATACGCCACTCTGGTCAGCGAGGGGATCGCCATCAACACAGATGGCTATGGCTCCGTCTTCTACCTGACCACCGGGTTCCACGGTATTCACGTGACCATCGGACTCATCTGCTTCCTGCTTGTGATCGGACGAGCATATGGAGCCAAGAAGTTCGGTCATCATGAGGCCACATTCGCGATTTGCGTGTCCTACTACTGGCACTTCGTCGACGTCGTCTGGGTGGGTCTCTTCGGAGTCATCTACCTCCTCCAGTAG
- the trpD gene encoding anthranilate phosphoribosyltransferase, which yields MTETPRTTGPETQDSGLRTTSEGASYSWPDLLMTLMHQQDLGESAAAWAMDQIMSGQTPDVTMAAFLVAHHTKGETVAEIAGLVSAMMDHAVQLPGLEDSVDIVGTGGDRAKTANISSTAAMIISASGQRVVKHGNRATSSASGSADVLEALGVRFDITPEQTGIIAKEVGLAFCFANVFHPSMQFVAAVRRQINVPTAFNILGPLTNPARARHTAIGVADAQMAPLVVGTLAKRGHQALVFRSRDGLDELSNTDVNDVWEIRHGEVEHMTFDAQDLGLERVTKNDLRGGGPEQNAEITRSVLNGEKSPVRDIVLINTAAALVAADESGVGSLTERMAAKLVIAEETVDAGLGAQKLSQLIEVSHRVAETNRP from the coding sequence ATGACGGAGACACCGCGTACGACAGGCCCGGAAACACAGGATTCCGGGCTCCGAACCACATCCGAGGGCGCCTCCTACAGCTGGCCCGATCTGCTCATGACACTCATGCACCAGCAGGATCTCGGCGAGTCTGCCGCAGCGTGGGCAATGGACCAGATCATGTCGGGACAGACCCCCGATGTGACAATGGCCGCATTTCTCGTGGCACATCACACGAAGGGTGAGACTGTTGCCGAAATAGCCGGTTTGGTCTCCGCCATGATGGACCACGCCGTGCAGTTGCCGGGTCTCGAGGATTCTGTTGACATCGTCGGCACCGGTGGCGATCGGGCAAAGACTGCCAACATCTCCTCAACCGCGGCGATGATCATCTCCGCGAGCGGGCAGCGTGTCGTCAAGCATGGCAACCGTGCGACTTCCTCTGCCTCTGGCTCCGCCGATGTGCTCGAGGCTCTCGGTGTTCGCTTCGACATTACGCCGGAACAGACTGGGATCATCGCGAAGGAGGTCGGCCTGGCGTTCTGCTTTGCCAACGTCTTCCATCCGTCGATGCAGTTCGTGGCGGCAGTTCGACGTCAGATCAATGTGCCGACCGCATTCAATATCCTCGGACCGCTGACAAATCCGGCCCGCGCTCGTCATACCGCGATCGGTGTCGCTGATGCTCAGATGGCACCCCTGGTCGTCGGAACCTTGGCCAAGCGTGGTCACCAGGCGCTCGTGTTCCGTTCGCGGGATGGGCTGGATGAATTGAGCAACACCGACGTCAATGATGTGTGGGAGATTCGTCACGGTGAGGTCGAACACATGACCTTCGATGCCCAGGACCTGGGCCTTGAACGTGTCACAAAGAACGATCTGCGCGGTGGCGGCCCTGAACAGAATGCTGAGATCACCCGATCGGTGCTCAACGGAGAGAAGTCACCGGTACGCGACATCGTGCTCATCAATACAGCAGCGGCGCTAGTCGCGGCCGATGAGTCGGGGGTGGGTAGCCTGACGGAGCGGATGGCGGCGAAGCTGGTCATTGCAGAGGAGACAGTCGATGCCGGTCTCGGTGCACAGAAGCTTAGTCAGCTGATTGAGGTCTCACACAGGGTCGCCGAGACGAACCGTCCCTGA
- a CDS encoding DEDD exonuclease domain-containing protein, whose amino-acid sequence MPTPFDRAPTASASKQLSFDSLGTPLHEITFVIVDLETTGTTAGKSEITEIGAVKTRGGEILGEFQSLVKPEESVISPFVARLTGITHAMVDDAPSIRSVLPSFLEFSIGAVLVAHNAPFDIGFLRSACEKLDYHWPQPTVLDTVTLSRRVVSRDEVRNHKLSTLAAHFGTEVSPDHRALSDAKATGEVLHRVLERFGGYGITTLEELATVRQAGWAKRQAKSHLAKGVPSAPGVYMFLDGTRRVLYIGKSGNMARRVRGYFNASENRGRMAEMITAAQEVSCLPCAHALEAEVREIRLIGELAPPYNRRSKNPERNSWIVLSDEAYPRLSVVRSNTALEKSPATPMGPFRSRKTAQAVKELLDTLYPVKRCTAKITPANLSSHRPCVSSQVGQCGGPCAGVRDRQAYLTDITGLITVMDGDFSSLRSLSTQRMSRLATEARYETAGEVRDAMRASLSNAARAESVRALREIPEILAYTPGPEGGLDLAVIRHGKLAAATHTRGSGDVDEAFAAIRATAEWVPAPGKLPVTSDSLPEETRLLSQWLQSATLTSMQGAWALPRTGANFHAQESGTVRLGDPV is encoded by the coding sequence ATGCCCACCCCATTCGACCGAGCTCCGACAGCTAGCGCCTCTAAGCAGCTGTCGTTCGACAGCCTCGGCACTCCACTCCACGAGATCACATTCGTCATCGTCGACCTGGAGACAACCGGCACAACGGCCGGTAAGTCGGAGATCACGGAGATCGGCGCGGTCAAGACCCGCGGCGGTGAGATCCTCGGAGAATTCCAATCTCTGGTCAAACCTGAGGAATCGGTGATCAGCCCGTTCGTGGCACGTCTGACCGGCATCACTCATGCCATGGTCGATGATGCTCCCTCCATTCGCTCAGTGCTGCCAAGCTTCCTGGAGTTCTCCATCGGTGCAGTGTTGGTTGCGCACAACGCTCCCTTCGACATCGGATTCCTCCGCTCAGCCTGCGAAAAGCTCGACTACCACTGGCCCCAGCCGACTGTCCTCGACACCGTCACCCTGTCTCGACGAGTGGTGAGTCGCGATGAGGTCCGCAACCACAAGCTGTCGACGCTCGCTGCTCACTTCGGGACCGAGGTCTCTCCCGACCACAGGGCACTCTCCGATGCCAAAGCCACGGGAGAGGTACTGCATCGGGTGCTCGAGCGGTTCGGCGGCTATGGCATCACGACTCTCGAAGAACTGGCCACGGTTCGCCAGGCCGGGTGGGCGAAGCGCCAGGCTAAATCGCATCTGGCCAAGGGAGTTCCGTCCGCACCGGGCGTCTACATGTTCCTCGATGGAACTCGACGAGTCCTCTACATCGGCAAATCGGGCAACATGGCACGCCGAGTCCGCGGGTACTTCAACGCTTCGGAGAACCGCGGCCGGATGGCTGAGATGATCACAGCAGCCCAGGAAGTCAGCTGCCTGCCGTGCGCGCACGCGCTTGAGGCCGAGGTCAGAGAGATTCGTCTGATCGGAGAGCTCGCCCCGCCGTACAACCGTCGTTCGAAGAACCCTGAACGCAATTCCTGGATCGTGCTCAGCGATGAAGCATATCCCCGTCTGTCGGTCGTTCGGTCGAACACAGCATTGGAGAAGTCACCCGCAACGCCAATGGGCCCGTTCCGGTCACGTAAGACAGCCCAGGCGGTGAAGGAGCTTCTCGACACTCTCTACCCGGTCAAACGGTGCACGGCGAAGATCACGCCCGCCAACCTCAGTTCGCATCGTCCGTGTGTGAGTTCTCAGGTCGGTCAGTGCGGAGGACCCTGCGCGGGGGTGAGAGACAGACAGGCCTACCTGACCGACATCACCGGGCTGATCACGGTCATGGACGGGGACTTTTCATCGCTGCGCAGTCTGTCGACACAGCGAATGTCCCGATTGGCCACCGAAGCCAGGTACGAGACAGCCGGCGAGGTGCGCGATGCCATGCGTGCGAGCCTCTCAAACGCAGCACGGGCCGAGTCAGTTCGTGCACTGCGGGAAATACCTGAGATCCTCGCGTACACTCCAGGACCGGAGGGCGGACTCGATCTCGCGGTCATCCGACACGGGAAGTTGGCCGCCGCCACACACACCCGTGGCTCGGGGGACGTCGACGAGGCCTTCGCCGCCATCCGCGCGACTGCGGAATGGGTCCCTGCACCAGGGAAACTTCCGGTAACCTCCGACTCTCTGCCCGAAGAGACGCGTCTCCTGTCCCAATGGCTGCAGTCAGCGACCCTGACCTCGATGCAGGGAGCTTGGGCGCTCCCCCGTACCGGGGCCAACTTTCACGCGCAGGAATCAGGGACGGTTCGTCTCGGCGACCCTGTGTGA
- a CDS encoding alpha/beta hydrolase produces the protein MEIDYSPQPVPTAPYRQIAPDSASAVLFLHGITGSPAAWFPIARGLSHHGISVSVPLLPGHGTRWQDLNATTWSDWLDAANTELKTLSRTHSRVVVAGLSMGGALALALGASDSPPDELVLVNPALYIDSPLTPILPVLKHVVASVPAIGGDIAHPDRCEYAYDRTPVAAIASFASAQRTLREDLWRIECPVTLFVSGRDGVVGPRTLRTLRSRLPQRPTILSLRRSKHVATLDVDADIIAEAILEKATSADRVTPRTPDAGE, from the coding sequence ATGGAGATCGACTACTCACCACAACCGGTGCCGACTGCACCTTACCGGCAGATTGCTCCGGACTCAGCGTCTGCTGTGCTGTTTCTCCATGGGATCACCGGTTCTCCGGCCGCGTGGTTCCCCATCGCTCGGGGATTGAGTCATCACGGAATCAGCGTCAGCGTGCCGCTGCTTCCCGGACACGGCACTCGATGGCAGGACCTCAATGCCACGACCTGGTCCGACTGGCTCGACGCCGCGAATACTGAACTTAAGACACTCTCTCGAACCCACTCCCGGGTAGTCGTGGCCGGCCTGTCAATGGGCGGTGCACTGGCATTGGCACTGGGTGCCAGCGATTCGCCTCCCGACGAGCTCGTCCTCGTCAATCCGGCCCTCTACATCGATTCCCCGCTGACACCGATTCTGCCCGTTCTCAAACACGTTGTCGCCTCTGTGCCGGCGATCGGCGGAGACATCGCGCATCCGGACCGCTGTGAATATGCTTACGACCGCACACCTGTGGCCGCCATCGCCTCGTTCGCTTCGGCACAGAGAACTCTTCGCGAAGACCTCTGGCGGATCGAATGCCCGGTCACACTCTTCGTCTCCGGTCGCGATGGCGTGGTCGGTCCGCGAACCCTCCGGACCTTGCGGTCACGTCTGCCCCAGCGGCCGACGATCCTGTCCCTGCGGCGGTCCAAGCATGTAGCCACCCTTGACGTTGACGCGGACATCATCGCCGAGGCGATCCTTGAGAAGGCGACATCCGCCGATCGCGTAACGCCGCGAACCCCCGACGCCGGGGAATAG
- a CDS encoding lysophospholipid acyltransferase family protein, producing the protein MFYWFLKRVVAGPILRILFRPWVRGLDNLPSDGPAIIAGNHNHFMDSIFVPLLAPRPVVYLAKKDYFTGRGLKGAVTRWFFKLNNQLPMDRAGGSGSQASLESGLKVLREGNSLGIYPEGTRSPDGKLYRGRTGIARLVLESGAPVIPVAIIGTDQIQPPGRLIPKFRRVGIVFGSAMDFSKYEGLPTDRFLLRSVTDEIMYEILRLSGQEYVDKYASTVKTKLLTSSKPKKAEDRKPEDEKPQGSTGAKDDQAQSETD; encoded by the coding sequence GTGTTCTACTGGTTTCTCAAACGAGTCGTGGCCGGACCCATTCTGCGGATTCTCTTCCGCCCCTGGGTGCGCGGTTTGGACAATCTCCCGTCCGACGGCCCCGCGATCATCGCGGGAAACCACAACCACTTCATGGATTCGATCTTCGTACCCCTGCTCGCCCCCCGACCCGTCGTCTACCTGGCGAAGAAGGACTATTTCACCGGGCGCGGCCTCAAGGGTGCCGTCACTCGCTGGTTCTTCAAACTCAACAATCAGCTGCCGATGGACAGAGCTGGGGGTTCCGGTTCGCAGGCCTCTCTGGAATCCGGCCTCAAGGTGCTGCGGGAAGGGAACTCTCTGGGCATCTATCCGGAGGGCACACGATCACCGGACGGCAAGCTCTACCGCGGCCGCACTGGAATCGCCCGCCTGGTCCTCGAGTCCGGTGCCCCAGTGATTCCCGTCGCGATCATCGGCACCGACCAAATCCAGCCCCCTGGCCGTCTGATCCCAAAATTTCGACGTGTCGGGATAGTGTTCGGGTCCGCCATGGACTTCTCCAAGTACGAGGGGCTTCCAACCGACAGGTTCCTTCTGCGCTCCGTCACCGATGAGATCATGTACGAGATCTTGCGGCTATCCGGTCAGGAGTACGTCGACAAATACGCGTCAACCGTCAAAACCAAGCTCCTCACCAGCTCCAAACCCAAGAAAGCGGAGGACCGGAAGCCCGAGGATGAAAAGCCACAGGGATCCACAGGCGCCAAGGACGACCAAGCGCAGTCTGAGACCGACTGA